The following are encoded in a window of Solibacillus sp. FSL R7-0668 genomic DNA:
- a CDS encoding 2-isopropylmalate synthase has translation MSRKIWVFDTTLRDGEQVPGAKLNLYEKVEIAQQLKKLGVDIIEAGFPASSQGDFDAVKAVAQKVGNTSDIMITALARAVKNDIDSVYNAVKYAQNPMIHMVLGTSDIHVEKKFSKSKDQILQIGVDAVKYAKTLLPQVQYSTEDASRSDFEYLWKTIEAVMKAGATMINVPDTVGYAEPEQWGEMIAKLNYRMKNLDDSVLLSVHCHNDLGMATANTLAAVKNGADKIEVTMNGIGERAGNAALEEVVMAIKTRGDVYNVFTDINTKEIINTSRLVSSFMGLDVQVNKAITGDNAFAHSSGIHQDGLLKSRDAYEIVHPEDVGLDDMELVLTARSGRHAVKNSLSKLGFADFAEEEFEEIFEGFLKLADSKKEVYDHDLYVIVENYYEKSDKNNPNKESYKDQFYDLEDLQIIANSTFPNASVKIRKGNEVYKASSVGSGPIDALYSAIADVTEIKVKLVEYNISSVSRGQEALGKVKIIVEFDGEQYIAKAADTDILKASAFAYINAINSIIVAQITPQSPIEIANI, from the coding sequence ATGAGTCGAAAAATTTGGGTTTTTGATACAACATTACGTGACGGCGAGCAGGTGCCAGGAGCCAAGTTAAACTTATATGAAAAGGTAGAAATTGCTCAACAGCTCAAAAAACTAGGCGTTGACATTATTGAAGCCGGATTCCCTGCTTCGTCACAAGGCGATTTTGATGCAGTGAAGGCCGTCGCACAAAAAGTAGGGAATACATCGGATATTATGATAACGGCACTTGCCCGAGCGGTGAAAAATGATATTGATTCGGTCTATAACGCCGTTAAGTATGCACAAAATCCAATGATTCATATGGTGCTAGGAACGTCTGATATCCATGTTGAAAAGAAATTTAGTAAGTCAAAGGATCAAATTTTACAAATTGGCGTAGATGCTGTGAAATACGCGAAAACACTACTACCACAAGTACAATATTCTACAGAGGATGCATCACGCTCCGATTTTGAATATTTATGGAAAACGATTGAAGCGGTGATGAAGGCGGGCGCAACAATGATTAACGTGCCAGATACAGTTGGTTACGCAGAGCCGGAGCAATGGGGTGAGATGATTGCGAAGTTAAACTATCGCATGAAAAACCTAGATGATTCGGTACTGCTTTCTGTACACTGCCATAATGACTTAGGGATGGCAACTGCCAACACACTTGCTGCTGTAAAAAATGGGGCAGACAAAATCGAAGTGACCATGAATGGTATCGGCGAACGAGCAGGAAATGCGGCTCTAGAAGAGGTTGTGATGGCGATCAAAACGCGCGGCGATGTTTATAATGTATTTACCGATATTAATACGAAGGAAATTATCAACACATCTCGTCTCGTTTCAAGCTTTATGGGGCTAGATGTACAGGTCAACAAGGCAATAACAGGAGACAATGCCTTCGCACACTCATCTGGTATTCATCAAGATGGTCTATTAAAATCACGTGATGCTTATGAAATTGTGCACCCTGAAGATGTGGGCTTAGATGATATGGAACTTGTGTTAACCGCACGTTCTGGTCGTCATGCTGTAAAAAATTCATTATCCAAACTTGGGTTTGCCGATTTTGCTGAAGAAGAATTCGAGGAAATTTTCGAAGGCTTCTTAAAGCTAGCGGACTCCAAGAAGGAAGTATATGATCATGATTTATATGTCATCGTTGAAAATTACTATGAAAAATCTGATAAAAACAATCCAAACAAAGAATCCTATAAGGACCAATTTTATGATTTAGAGGACTTACAAATTATCGCTAATTCAACCTTCCCAAATGCCAGTGTCAAAATCCGTAAAGGGAATGAAGTATATAAGGCAAGCTCTGTCGGTTCCGGTCCGATTGATGCCCTATATTCAGCGATTGCAGATGTCACGGAGATTAAAGTGAAATTAGTAGAGTATAATATTAGTTCAGTTTCTCGTGGACAAGAGGCGCTTGGTAAAGTCAAAATTATTGTTGAATTTGACGGGGAACAATACATTGCCAAAGCGGCAGATACGGATATTTTAAAGGCTTCGGCATTTGCGTATATTAATGCGATTAACAGCATTATTGTGGCACAAATTACACCACAATCACCAATT
- the guaC gene encoding GMP reductase — protein sequence MDTVFDYEDIQLVPAKCIVKSRTECDTTVKLGNHTFKLPVVPANMQTILDEKLAEQLASQGYFYIMHRFNPHTRAQFVRDMQAKGLIASISVGVKDEEYEFVEQLADEQLVPEFMTIDIAHGHSNQVINMISHIKNHLPNTFVIAGNVGTPEAVRELENAGADATKVGIGPGKVCITKIKTGFGTGGWQLAALRWCAKAASKPIIADGGIRTHGDIAKSVRFGASMVMIGSLFAGHEESPGKTVEVDGKQVKEYFGSASEFQKGERKNVEGKKMYVDSKGSIFDTLTEMEQDLQSSISYAGGKTLASIRTVDYVVVKNSIFNGDRI from the coding sequence ATGGATACAGTTTTTGATTATGAGGATATTCAATTAGTACCGGCGAAATGTATTGTGAAAAGCCGTACAGAATGTGATACTACTGTGAAATTAGGGAATCATACGTTTAAATTACCGGTTGTCCCAGCCAATATGCAAACAATTTTAGATGAAAAATTAGCCGAACAATTAGCGTCTCAAGGCTATTTCTATATAATGCACCGCTTTAACCCGCATACGCGTGCACAATTTGTCCGTGATATGCAGGCAAAAGGATTAATTGCCTCGATTTCTGTTGGTGTGAAGGACGAGGAATATGAATTTGTTGAGCAACTAGCTGATGAGCAGCTTGTCCCTGAATTTATGACGATCGATATTGCACATGGTCATTCCAACCAAGTTATTAATATGATTAGTCATATTAAAAATCATTTACCGAATACATTTGTCATTGCGGGTAATGTCGGTACACCTGAAGCCGTACGTGAATTAGAAAACGCTGGCGCAGATGCAACAAAAGTAGGAATAGGTCCTGGTAAAGTATGTATTACTAAAATTAAAACAGGCTTTGGCACAGGTGGCTGGCAATTAGCGGCACTTCGCTGGTGTGCAAAGGCTGCATCAAAACCAATTATCGCAGATGGTGGTATTCGTACACATGGCGATATCGCAAAGTCTGTTCGCTTCGGTGCTTCAATGGTGATGATTGGTTCGTTATTTGCAGGCCACGAAGAATCACCAGGGAAAACGGTGGAAGTGGACGGCAAGCAAGTAAAAGAATACTTCGGATCAGCGTCAGAGTTCCAAAAAGGTGAGCGCAAAAACGTAGAAGGTAAAAAGATGTATGTCGATTCAAAAGGTTCAATTTTCGATACGTTAACAGAGATGGAACAAGATTTACAGTCTTCGATTTCTTATGCGGGTGGCAAAACATTAGCCTCAATTCGCACAGTAGATTATGTTGTCGTGAAAAATTCAATCTTTAACGGAGATCGAATTTAA